CTCGCCGGAGCCGAGGACCGAGCGGTGCACGCCGGCTCCCTCGGGGAGGCGCTCCACGATGGTCTCCTGGTTGCCGCTCCACGCGAGGTGCGTCGCCCAGATCTCCCCGTCGCGGAAGCGGAATCCCGGGGTGCCGGCCAGGGTGAGCATCGACGCGTCGTGACCGGGTCGGCCCCGGCGCGACGAGCGCAGCCAGGTGCCGTCGTGGATCGTCGAGCGCTGCGGGAGGCGTTCGTTCGTCCAGCGACCGGAGAAGTCGAGCACCTCTGCGGCGCGGGCGGGGAGGGGGAGGAGCACGCGGGCGGCGCGGATGTCGATGGGTCGGTCGTTCGTCGTGTTGCGGATCTCGATCGCGGTGTGGAGGATGCCGGACGCGTCCAGCTCGTAGGAGAACACGGCTTCGGTGAGCGAGGCGGCATCACGGAGCGTGAAGCGCACCCGCAGTCCCTCGGCATCCGTGTCGATCAGCGTGAAGCCGTCGATCACGGCATCCGCGGCGTCCGCCTCGATCGCGGGCGTTCCGGACCACCCGTGCGCGCGGCCGGCGGCGATCGAGAACGACCGCGGGATGTCGATCGAGGCGTTCATCACGGCGGTAGTCGCGGTGGCGAGCAAGCCGGCGACGTCGGCGTCGTCGAGTGCCCGGCCCCAGTGCACGAGAGCCGGTGCTCCGAACGCATCGTTCGCGAACACCACGCTGACGCCTCCGCGACGGAGGTGCGCGATGGCGGGATTCCCGACCGCGTCGATGCGGGAGAGGCTGATACTTGACGTCATGAATTAATCATCCGGGTTCGCCGGACGCACCGCAAGCCGGAACGGGTCAGCGGTCGATCTGATCCTCGCCCCGGCGCGCGAGGATGGGACCGAGGCGGTGGTACGAGTTCTCGATGTGCCGGTGCATCGCCGACGCCGCGGCATCCGGATCGCGTCGACGGAGCGCGTCGAGGATCTGCTCGTGCTCGCTGACCGTGTCGTCCTCGAAGTCATGGCGGAAGTTCAGCCGGTACAGGTGCATGTGCGAGCGCAGGCGCACGATCGCGTCCGACAGCAGCGGGCTGAGCGCACGGTCGGCGATCAGATGGTGGAAGCGCAGATCTTCCTCGATGAAGCGACGGTAGTTCTGGAAGTGCTCGTCGTCATCCGGCGAGGATGCCGTGCGCATCTGTCCGACCGAGTCGGACAGCGCCGCCTCGGTCACGTCGTCGAGGTTCGCCGACGCGCGTCGCGCCGCCTCCGGCTCGAGCAGTTCGCGCATGTCGTAGAGGTCGCGCAGTCCGGCGGCGTCGAGCAGGGGCGCCGCCACGTAGCCCTTCAGCGCCCGCTTCGCGACCAGCCCCTCCGATTCCAGCCGGGTGAGCGCTTCGCGCACGGGTGTCGGCGAGACATCGAGATCGCGCGCGACGGCGTCGATGTTCACCCGCGCACCCGGCTCGATCGCCCGGTCCATCAGCAGCGCGAGCACAGCGTCGTACACGTCGTCGACGAGGGCGCGCCGGGCCGGGAGCGGCCGGGGGCCGGGAGCCACGTCGTCGCTGAACATGAAACTCATCGTACGGGTTGCCCTTCGCGCACTCGGGCCCCGCGCGGGGGGAGGGCTGACGCCCCGATCAGCGAGCGGTCGCGCAGTTCGTCCCAGAGCGCCTCGGTCGCCCGACGGCTCGCGAGGGCGCTGTTGCGGGATGCCTGCTTCGCGCTCGCCCCGCCCATCACCACGGCGGCCACGGCGGGATGCCGGAGCGGGAACTGCACGGCGACCTCCGGCAGAGTGCTGCCGTGGCGGTGCGCGACGTCGGCGATCGCACGCGCGCGCTCGACCACGTCGGATCCGGCCGGACCGTAGTCGTACGCGTCGCCGGCGGCCGGCGCATCCGTGGCGAGGATGCCGGAGTTGAACACCGCGGCGGCGATGACCGACACGTCGCGCTCGAGCGCGAGCGGCAGCAGCTCGTCGGCGGCGGAGTGGTCGAGAAGGGTCCAGCGCCCGGCGACCATCATGACGTCGGCGTCGGTCTCGGTGACGAAGCGCGCGAGCATCGCGGTCTGGTTCATGCCGGCGCCGAACGAGGCGATCACGCCCTGGTCGCGCAGCTCGCTCAGCGCGGGGAACGCCCCGTCGAGCGCCTCGCGCTCGTGCTCGTCCGGGTCGTGCACGAGCACGAGGTCGATGCGGTCGAGACCGAGCCGGATCAGCGAGTCCTCGATCGAGCGCAGCACCCCGTCGCGGGAGTAGTCGCGCACGCGACGATGGTTCGCCGGTACCGCGAAGAGGTTGTCGATGTCGGTGCGTCCGGCGGGGTCCTGCGGCACGAGGAGCCTGCCGACCTTCGTCGAGACGATGTACTCGTCGCGCGGCAGCATCCGCAGGCTCTCACCCAGCCGCTTCTCCGCGAGACCCAGACCGTAGTGCGGAGCGACGTCGAAGTAGCGGATGCCGCCGGCCCAGGCCGCCGGCACGATCTCGGGCCACTCCTCCTCGGCGAGCGCCCGGTAGAGGTTCCCGAGCGACGCGGCGCCGTACCCGAGGGGCGGAGTGGAGAGGCCGCCGCGGCCGAGGGACACCTCAGCGGCTACCGTCATCCCACGCTCACCCGGTCGAGGGCGGCGTCGTCCCACGTGATGCCCAGCCCCGGAGTCGTCGGCGCCCAGCCGCGGCCGTCCTCGATGCGCAGCTCATCCGTCGTCACGGCCCGCAGTTGCGGGATGTGCTCGAGGTAGAGGGCGTTGGGGATCGCGCACACGAGCGACACGTGCAGCTCCATGAGGAAGTGCGGCGCGACGGGGGCGTTGAACGACTCGGCCAGGTGCGCGATCTTGAGCCACGGTGTGATGCCGCCGACCCGCGCCACGTCCGGCTGCACGATGGACGCGCCGCCGCGCTGCAGGTGCTCGCGGAAATGCCCGAGGGAGTACATGCTCTCGCCGACCGCGATCGGCACCGAGGTCGATCGAGCGAGCTGGCGGTGCCCCTCGATGTCCTCCGCGGGCAGGGGCTCCTCGAACCAGAACACGTCGACCTGCTCGAACAGCCGCGCCCGGCGCACCGCCTCCGAGACGGTGAACGACTGATTCGCGTCGACCATGATGTCCATGCCCGGTCCGACGGCGTCGCGCACCGCGCGCAGGCGTTCGAGGTCCTGGTGGCCACGCGGCATCCCGACCTTGATCTTGACCCCGCCCATGCCGCGATCCTTCGCAGCCACCGCGTGCGCCACGAGCTCGTCCGTGCCGAAGTGCAGCCAGCCGCCCTCCGTGTCGTACATCGGGACCGACGGCGAAGCTCCGCCGGCCGCGACCCAGAGGGGGAGCTCCGCGCGCCGGGTCTTCGCGTCCCAGACCGCCGTGTCGACCGCGGCGAGTGCCAGTGCCGTGATCGGCCCGACCGTCGTCGCCCGGGTGATGCCGAACAGGGCGAGCCAGACGGCTTCGGGCCGCTCGGCCTCGAGGCCGAGCAGCGCGGGCAGCAGCGTCTCGCGCAGCAGACTCAGCACGGCGCCGCCGCCGGTGCCGATCGTGTAGCTGTAGCCCACGCCCTCGGTGCCGTCGGCGGTCCGCAGCCGCACGAAGATCGTCTCCTGCTTGACGAAGGTCTGCAGGGCGTCGGTGCGCTCCGTCTCGACCGGGAGGTCGCACAGCTGCGCCTCGACGTGCACGATACGACTGCCGCTCGTGGCATCCGCCGTGTGCTCTGTTGCGTTCATCATCGTCCTCCGAGTCCGCCCAGGGTGACCCCTTTGATCAGTTGTCTCTGCAGTAGCAGCACGAGGATCAGCGAGGGGATGACGGCGAGCGTCGATGCCGCCATCAGCAGCGACCACTGCGTGCCGAACT
This genomic interval from Microbacterium sp. LWH11-1.2 contains the following:
- a CDS encoding GntR family transcriptional regulator, with the protein product MFSDDVAPGPRPLPARRALVDDVYDAVLALLMDRAIEPGARVNIDAVARDLDVSPTPVREALTRLESEGLVAKRALKGYVAAPLLDAAGLRDLYDMRELLEPEAARRASANLDDVTEAALSDSVGQMRTASSPDDDEHFQNYRRFIEEDLRFHHLIADRALSPLLSDAIVRLRSHMHLYRLNFRHDFEDDTVSEHEQILDALRRRDPDAAASAMHRHIENSYHRLGPILARRGEDQIDR
- a CDS encoding aldo/keto reductase: MTVAAEVSLGRGGLSTPPLGYGAASLGNLYRALAEEEWPEIVPAAWAGGIRYFDVAPHYGLGLAEKRLGESLRMLPRDEYIVSTKVGRLLVPQDPAGRTDIDNLFAVPANHRRVRDYSRDGVLRSIEDSLIRLGLDRIDLVLVHDPDEHEREALDGAFPALSELRDQGVIASFGAGMNQTAMLARFVTETDADVMMVAGRWTLLDHSAADELLPLALERDVSVIAAAVFNSGILATDAPAAGDAYDYGPAGSDVVERARAIADVAHRHGSTLPEVAVQFPLRHPAVAAVVMGGASAKQASRNSALASRRATEALWDELRDRSLIGASALPPRGARVREGQPVR
- a CDS encoding mandelate racemase/muconate lactonizing enzyme family protein translates to MMNATEHTADATSGSRIVHVEAQLCDLPVETERTDALQTFVKQETIFVRLRTADGTEGVGYSYTIGTGGGAVLSLLRETLLPALLGLEAERPEAVWLALFGITRATTVGPITALALAAVDTAVWDAKTRRAELPLWVAAGGASPSVPMYDTEGGWLHFGTDELVAHAVAAKDRGMGGVKIKVGMPRGHQDLERLRAVRDAVGPGMDIMVDANQSFTVSEAVRRARLFEQVDVFWFEEPLPAEDIEGHRQLARSTSVPIAVGESMYSLGHFREHLQRGGASIVQPDVARVGGITPWLKIAHLAESFNAPVAPHFLMELHVSLVCAIPNALYLEHIPQLRAVTTDELRIEDGRGWAPTTPGLGITWDDAALDRVSVG